gcccccccccccaccccccccaacccccacccccggctctgcCTGAGAACCTTCACTccacccccagcctggccccactGTCCCAGCACACCTGTGCTAGCACCTTAAGATCAGTGAAGTCACAGCCCTGAGGAATGCTGGGATTCAGTCCTGGTCCCCTCCtagggcccctcccccacctcccttggGGGCACCTGCATCTGCTCCTCCTACCTTGTGTGCAGTGGCTGCCCTtgcagaggggtggggaaggaccaCTCTTCAGGGGTGTTAACCCGTGGAGGACCACGTTCATCATATTCCTGGAACAACCCACGACCCGCATCCTATGTATAAAGCAGGAGTCCTCTCCTGAATTGGAGGCGAGaacatgtattcttttattttaaaaagagttctttGGACATCTACGCATTTGAAGCGGAAATGTCAAATGACTCGCCCCCATGCTTCAAGATAAATATTATCGTCCTCACTTTTCCAATAGGGAGACTGAGGCTCTAAGAGGGgcttctctgaccctcccctgggCCCCTCTTCTGACTCCCCCACTGGGGGCTTTAATCACATATACGCACCTGCTGTAAACCGGCtttccttgaaggcagggaccaTGGCTGCTTTATTTTGCCCAGTTTGAATCTTGTTGGCTGGCCTCTAGAGGAAGGTTAAATGTTAAATGAGTAACCACTGTCAGGTCCCTCATCAGAGTCCCATGGCTGGTAAGGACAGGACAGAGCCCTCCTCCGTTTGCTCCACTTTAGAATAAtggtggagggacacctgggtggctcagttggttaagcagctgcctttggctcaggtcatgatcccagcgtcctgggatcgagtcccacatcgggctccttgctcggcagggagcctgcttctccctctgcctctgcctgccattctgtctgccttctccctctctctctctgacaaataaataaaatctttagaataatggtggaggaggaggatggcatggggggggtgagagggagaatgaagaaaggaggcaggaagaggggcttGGGTGGGGGTGATGTGGCAGGAGGCGTGGGGGTGGAAGCAGGGACCGTGTGGAGAGAGCTTTACAGGTGGCCTCCCTGAGACGTGCACTTCATAAGGAAGTAAGGAACACGAGAGGAGGAGGTCTAGGCTAATTGACGGAGCTTGGGCGGGGAAGTGTTGCATCAGAGACGACTAGGGAACATGAAGGTGACGATTGGCTTATGGGTCTGGAGCTTAGGAGGGAGATCCGGGTTTGGGGAAGAGAGGGATGGGGCACCAGCAGCTGTGGGTAGGAAATCAGATGagatgtgggggaagggaagagttagGGATTAGATCCTGACCCACAGAGAAGGAGCTGTAGTCCCAAGAAAGAAGGTTCAGGGTCAAGCTGCTGGTTCCAGAAGGGTTAAGTCATAAGCCCCCTCCCTCCTCACAACCCTCCCCCCAGGAGCCAGCCGTGACAGCTGAGGCCATGTGAGGCAGATCCTGAATGAGGCTTTATCTCTGCTCTTGGTCCTACCATCCACTGTGACACCAGCTCCTTCGGCGGCGGCCGGGATGGGACAGGCAACTGAGAGAGCCAAAGAGGTCAGGGGCCGGGCCAGGGGCTtccctggagggggtgggggatgtgttATGTGGGGGAACTCTCCTGGGATCATTGGAGAAGCATTCCTGAGTGgcagtgctggggagggggctgtccggggacactggggaggattcCCAGGGATCATCCCCAAGGCTCCCAGGAGAGACCAAAAAGGGTGAGTTGTCTGGGGAGGTAACAGGTGTGATCCCCCCTGCAGGTGATGGTGACCACACCCCGGACGGGGAGAGGAACGGGACTCTGGGCCTCTAGCTGCCAAGCAGGTGGTGGGGGCTCTAGGCCATGACCCATACCCTCTAACCCCTGacactgccctctgccctctcGCCTGCCCCTCCGGCCATGTCTGAAGGAGAGGCTCCAGCCCCGCCGGGTCCGGGGGGGCTGCCCCCAGACATGCTGGGAGAGCAGGTAGAGCTATGGTGGTCCCAGCAGCCGCGGCGCTCGGCACTCTGCTTCGCCGTGGCCGTGGTCCTGGTGGCGGGCTGCGGGGCGGGTGGCGTGGCGCTGCTGTCCTCCACCAGCAGCCGCTCCGGCGAGTGGCGGCTGGCGACGGGCACGGTGCTCTGCCTGCTGGCCCTGCTGGTGCTGGTCAAGCAGCTGATGAGCTCGGCCGTGCAGGACATGAACTGTCTTCGCCAGCCCCACCATGTGGCCCTGCTGcggagcgggggaggggccgaTGCGCTCGTGGTGCTGCTCAGCGGCCTGGTGGTGCTGGTCACCGGCCTGACGCTGGCCGGGCTGGCCGCCGCCCCTGCCCCGGCCCGGCCGCTGGCTGCCATGCTGTCGGTGGGCATCGGCCTGGCTGCCGCGGGCTCACTTCTGCTGCTGGGCTTGCTGCTGTACCAGGTGGGCCTGAGCGGACACTGTCCTCCCCTCCACGCAGCAGCCCCCGCCACCCCCGGTGACCACAGCGGCCACGGCAGCACCTTCAGCATCTCAGGCCGGCTGTCTGCTGGCCAGCGTCACGAGACCACGTCCAGCATCGCCAGCCTCATCTGACCAGGCCCCACTTCCcctcgccccccccccgccccagcagccACAGGGCTGCGCCAGGCTGTCGGTgcatgtgggtgggtgtgtgctTGCACAGACGTATGCCGGGGAGTGTGCGCGTCTATCCATCTCCCCGGGACTGTCCGACCCTCTGTGGGGCTGCGTGACCTGTGCTGAAGAGCCCACGTGTCCCCCTGCCACAGGAAGGCATGGGGGTGTCTCCTCAGCAGTGGAGGGGGGTGTGACCCTGCCTCTCTCTGGGATCCCTGAAGACTCTTGGCCCTTATTCCCAGCTCCCCTCAAATGCAACCCTGCCTTGTAACACCTGTCAGGGAGTTTCCAGGAGTGACTGTTACCTGCCTAGCCCGGAGACCATCCCAGCAACTGTTCACTGAGGAGAGTAACGGGTGACAAAGTGAAAGGACACAGGCTCCAGGAAGTGCCGGGACTGGACTGGAATCCCCCCATTTACTACTCACCAGCTGGGGGCCTGGGGCAAGtgactgaacctctctgagccctgggTTCTAGAGAGTCACAGTCTTGTGCTGTGAACTGGATCGTGAGGACCACATGCCGTCGTGTGTGAAGGGACCAGGCACGTGGCAGGTGTGCAATAAAAGTGGTGGCCGCTGTCATGGTGATTGTCTGTCCCTGGCCATCTCACCTAGAgaccttccttccccctccccaacaaCCCCCGCAACAACTGCCCTTCTACAGGTAAtattctgtgtctctctctagcTGACAAAGGTGCCATGTCCCCAGTCAGGCGTGTGGTTTCTCCTTACTGGTACTGTGCGAGCGAACTGGCCGGGAGGAGGTGGGTTTCTGGTCTGGGGCGGGGGGGAGTATACCCCAAATCCTTCACATTTGCTCCTGCACTGTTTCGAGGTAAAGCCTGAAGCACTGGGGTTTCATCAGCTGGTTCCCCTGGAGGCCACAGTTCCCTATCTCACCTCTAGGACTGGGATATCTTGGCCTGTGTACTTGCTGCACTGGCTggcctccctctgcaccccacccccacctgccccccccaacccgaGGCACGGAAGGGTTGTTGGAAACCCCCCTGGACTGTAAGAGTCACTGTCTGCTTGGGGTCAGCCCTGGAAGGGATCGCCCTTCAAGGGCACAGAACTTCCTGGGTGGCAACGATCACCTCTAACATCCAAGATCAGGTGCCCCGCAGCCCTGCCAGGGAGCCAAAAGAGACAGGGACACCAGACAGGCCTCCAAGGGGCACTAAGCGTAGAGCTACCTGGGTTCTGACGGGGAGAAAATTGCTTTCAGGGCAAGATCTAGGGGCTTTCCTGGAGAAAACTCTGAGCTGATGGATGATGGAAGGGCATTGCCTGCCGAGGAGGGAGCCAGGTGAGCCGAAACAAGAAGCCATGTCCGGGACCACTGGAGCAGCAGAACCTCCGTCCGGGGACTATGGCATCTCCGACCCCACATATTCAACATCCAATCCCCTTTGCCCTCATCCTGAACCAGCTCCTCGTCTCACCTGGGAGCTGTGGCCCTCACCCAGCACCCAGGCTAGAAAGCGCAGCATGGTCCCCGACGGCGCCCTCGCTTCTTCTTACCCAGGGTCTAGCGACCACATCACCACCTGCAGACTCCCCAGACACATGTGCGTGCGGCGCCCAGCTCTCTGGGCTCACTTCTAGCACCTTCCCCAACCATGCCTGATTTCTGCAGCCTccccttggggctccctgcttttgttcttttcttcttcagttcatctccctcccagccccaacACACACCCTTGAGCCAGTGACTTTAGGGGAGGTGATGGGGTTCGGGGAATGGGACCGCCAGCTGACCCATGAGCTGGACCAGGCAGTGGGAAGTTCCCCACCCCTTCTCCTGTCCTTCAGATGTGTGTCGCACTTGACTTTCTAGCTCCTAGAAGCTGCCCCAGGAATACAGCCTTGAGACAGTTGTGATGTGTGGAGATTATCGGAATGGCACAGGAGACTGAACCCACTGAAGACCTCTGTATAAACTTTCAAGACCTGACGGGCAGGTCCAGAGATCTCCTTGTCTTGTAGCCACCCAAGAAAACCTCATAAGTCAGTTCCCTTACCCATTACACCTGCGAGCCACCGATCTAGAGTGGCCTGTCTCTGTGTCTcatctcttcctgccctccacgTACGAGGGCCAGTTTCAGACTATACCTGGGAAGCTCCAGGTGGCAACCCAGGGCTGTCCTAAAACGTTCAAGTCCTTGCCCGACGCTCCATGGCACGCAAGCTAACGCGCGGGCTCCCCGACATGATCTGGCCGCGCTCGCACCTCAAAGCAGCCCAGGAGCCAGCCGCACGCAACTGTCGTGACCATCCCATGTCCTCTCAATTCTCCCAGGCTTCGTGTCTCTCTTCTCCTTGCCTTCATACCCTTCAGACCTAGTTCCCTAGGCATCttccccagccctgtcccctgaAACTAATGAGTGGCCCATTTTCTATGCCTGGACCCGCAACTGTAGGCACCAGTCTAGAATTCTTTCCCTGTGTGCCTGTCTCCTGAATCAGGATTGTGACGTTATTCATCCGTATGTCCCTCGCTCCCAAGGTGGGCCTGACACGTAGTAGTTTTGCTGTATGGAT
This Neovison vison isolate M4711 chromosome 2, ASM_NN_V1, whole genome shotgun sequence DNA region includes the following protein-coding sequences:
- the TMEM125 gene encoding transmembrane protein 125, which gives rise to MSEGEAPAPPGPGGLPPDMLGEQVELWWSQQPRRSALCFAVAVVLVAGCGAGGVALLSSTSSRSGEWRLATGTVLCLLALLVLVKQLMSSAVQDMNCLRQPHHVALLRSGGGADALVVLLSGLVVLVTGLTLAGLAAAPAPARPLAAMLSVGIGLAAAGSLLLLGLLLYQVGLSGHCPPLHAAAPATPGDHSGHGSTFSISGRLSAGQRHETTSSIASLI